The Sneathiella sp. P13V-1 nucleotide sequence CCCTCCGAAACCCTCTCAGATCCTCGCTCGTAAGCGCTTCCAAGTGACCCCGTCCGGCGGTGTGGAGCGGTTTATAGGCCCATCATCCCAAACCGTCAAACCCTTTTTTGATCTTTTTTACATAATTCTGCAATTTTTCTGACACATCCATTTCGCATTCGCAAAAAAGGTCAGCAAAACTGCCATTTAACCAGTTCTGTTGACCTTTTGATAATGTGCAAATTAATTGGAAACTAGTAAGATCTAGGCAGTTCCAACTCATGTTCGGCAATAAAAGACAGGATCAAATTCGTTGAGATAGGTGCAATCTGGTAAAGACGAGTCTCTCTGAACTTTCTTTCCACATCATATTCCTCTGCGAAACCGAATCCGCCATGAGATTGCAAGCATGCCTCGCCTGCCGCCCATGAAGCTTCGGATGCCAACATCTTACACATGTTCGCTTCTGCACCACAGGCTTGCCCCTCGTCATATAGGCTATAGGCCTTCTCAACCATTAACTTGGCGGCTTGCATCTGAGCATATGATCGTGCGATTGGAAATTGCACCCCTTGATTCTGACCGATAGGACGGCCGAACACATTTCTATCACGCACATAGTTAGAGGCCGTTTCAATAAACCAGCGAGCGTCTCCAATACATTCAGAAGCAATCAGGATACGTTCAGCGTTCATACCGGTAAGAATATATTTAAAGCCTTTACCCTCTTCCCCGATTAAGCTGTCCGCAGGAATTCTGAGATTATCAAAGAAGACTTCTGTGGTTGCATGGTTAATCATGGTGCGTATGGGGCGGATCTCCATCCCATTACCAACAGCCTTTCTCATATCAACCAAAAACACAGACAGCCCTTCAGAGCGCTTTTTCACCTTATCTTTAGCGGTCGTCCGCGCAAGCAAGATCATCAGGTCAGAATATTCTGCACGAGACGTCCAGACTTTTTGCCCGTTAATGACATACTCATCCCCATCTCGAACCGCCATTGTAGATATACTGGAAGTATCTGTGCCAGCAGTAGGTTCAGTCACACCGAAAGCCTGAAGACGAAGTTCACCTGTCGCGATCTTGGGAAGATATTCTTTTCTCTGTTCTTCACTACCGTGACGCAGCAATGTTCCCATGGTGTACATTTGCGCATGACATGCTGCACCATTACAGCCCGCCGCATGTATTTCTTCCAAAATAGCGGAAGCCACAGAAAGAGGCAGACCCGCGCCGCCATATTCTTCCGGGATGAGCGAAGCAAGCAGTCCCGCCTCAGTCAGGGCATTTACAAATTCAGTTGGATACGCCCGCTCCCTGTCTTTTTCCTGCCAGTAATTTCCCGGAAACTTTTCACATAGCTGCCGAACTGTCTGGCTTATTTGATCAATGACTTCTTTGTCCATTTTCTAGATCCATTTGTTACTTTATTCGTTAGTCGGAGAAACCATGGAATTCTACGAATTCCTCAAGGTAAGCTCTTTCGCTTTGAAGATTATTAATTATGGCCTCTTCATCCATATATCCAAGCGCCATACCGCAAAACACCATCTCATCATCGGGGACATTCAGGAATTCAGCTGTTGTTTTCGGCCACTGAGCCCACGCTTCCTGAGGACAGGTATGAAGCCCCTTCTCCCTCGCCATAAGCATGATATTTTGCACAAAGATGCCAAGATCGACATATTGGCCAATTTCCATTTGCCGGTCCATCACAAAGAATAAGCCGACCGGTGCTCCGAAAAATTCAAAATTTTTGGCCAACTGGCGAAATTTTCCCGGGGTATCCTCTCTTGGGACACCGATGAGATCATATAAAGCCTGTCCCACAACACGCCGACGTGTCCGGTACGGATCCTTTAGCTCTGGTGGGTAGACATTATATTCTGGACTTTCCATCTGCCCCTTTGCCAGCTTACCTTGAACATTCCGAACTAGGTCAGACAAAGGCTCGCCCGTAAGCACCTTCACCTTCCAAGGTTGCAGATTACCACCTGATGCGGCCCACTTTGCAATTTCAAGAATATCTCGGACGGTTTGCCCATCGACGGGCTTAGATGAAAATTGACGTACTGATTTGCGGCTTCTAATGGCCTCTTCAACCTGCACAGGCTTACTCCTTTACTGTAGAAGGAAGGAGGCAGGCGAACCTGCCTCCCGTAATTTACTCTACAATAGCACGCCCATTGTTAAGAACAACAACATCGCGTTCTTTGACCTTTGCCCTAAACGAGATTTCGGAACCATCTTTCCACATTTCGGTTACGATTGTCTCACCCGGATATACAGGAGAGGTAAATCGTAGCTTAAGTGATTTAAAACGAGATGGATCGTAATCACATGTTTCTTTTAAGAGAGCGTGACCCGCTACACCTAGTGTTGCCAAGCCATGCAATATCGGTTTTTCAAAACCGGCAGCAGTTGCCACCCTTGGATCAGCATGCAGTGGATTGAAATCCCCACTCAAGCGATAGATCAATGCCGCTTGAGGCAGTGTTGGCATTTCCACTGAAGTATCCGGTGCGCGATCTGGCAAAGTGTGTGGTTTTGGCGCTTCTACCGCCGGCCCACCAAACCCTCCGTCACCACGAGCAAATGTCGTGGACGTCAATGTAGCCAGTAAGTCACCGGTCGACTTCTCATAGACTTTACGTTCTGAGAAAAGAAGCGCTCCCCGCCCTTCACCTTTATCAATGATTTCGGTGAAGCGATTCTCGCCAATTACCTTTGCTGCGGCGGGGAGCTGTTTGTGAATCTCAATCCCCTGTTCCCCATGCAACACTTTCACCCAATCCACACCGAACTGCGGGTCTTTCAGGAAAAAGCCCGGATAGGCGAGAACCACCGCCATGGTCGGTAATGCCAGCTGATCTTCTTCATAAGTAAACCGAAGCTGATCCATATCTAAAGGGTCGGCGGAAAGGCCCACTCCAAGAGCATATAGAATACTGTCTTTTGACGTATATTCACTTTCAACTGAATCAAACTTCCAGTTCATTAATTTATCATAGTCAATCGCCATGCTGCCGTTCCTTATACTGGATCCCAGCAGAATACATCACCGGAGCGCTCGAGCGGCACCAGGGATGATTCAACGGCAGGGCCAAAGCGCGCGGCAACTGTTTCCGGTGTCCAACCTTCTGATGTCTGAATGTTGCGAATTGGGCGGGGCTGGCTCATCAGGCAAATTTCATTGTTACGCACAACAAAGATCTGGCCCGTAATTGCAGAAGCCTGATCGCTTAAAAGGTAAACCGTCAGGGGAGCAATTTTTTCAGGTGTCATTTGTTGAATTTTCTTCACACGTTCACGCTCTGCATCTGTGCCTTGAGGGATGGTGCCGATCAGGCGGGACCACGCAAATGGAGAAACGCAGTTTGAACGCACGTTGAAACGAGACATATCCAGCGCGATAGAGCGAGACAGACCGGCAATACCCAATTTAGCCGCAGCATAGTTTGCCTGACCAAAGTTACCGATCAATCCAGATGTTGATGTCATATGAACCATAGAACCGCTTTGCTGCTCTTTCAAATAAGGCGCAGCGGCACGAGCGACATTAAAGCTGCCTTTCAAGTGAACATCGATGACAAGATCAAATTCTTCTTCGCTCATTTTATGGAAGATACGATCCCGCAAAATACCCGCATTATTAACAATGCAGTCAATACGACCGAAGTTCTTACGGGCATCTTCAATCATTTCACCCGCAGCATCCGGATCGGCGACACTGCCAAAGTTGGCGATGGCTTCACCACCAGCATCTTCGATAGATTTTACAACTTCCAATGCAGGAATCTGATCAGCGCCTTCGCCCTGCTCTGTACCGCCCAAGTCATTGACCACAACCTTCGCACCCTGCGATGCAGCCATCATGGCAATGCCACGACCAATACCCCGACCCGCGCCAGTTACGACAACAACCTTACCTTCCAACATATTGCCCTGGGACATCTTTCGCCTCTTTCTTTCTTATTTCTTATTGGGACCACCATGATTGGTGAATGTGGTCATATAATCATATAAAGACAGGCCTTGCAAAAATTTAATGAGCTTGCGTATCAAATTCGCCGTGATGGGGATTTAAACAAAAAGCCCACCACATTTCTGGGGCGGGCTTTTGTACAAAGATGCATATTGAGTTCAGTATCCACTGCTTCTATCAACTGCTCCTGGGACCTCCCCTGTTTTTCTATAGGAGGCGATATTATCAGCCACGATAGAGCTTGCAGAATTGATGTCTGACGGAGCCGAAATATGCGGAAGCACAGTCACCGACGGATGAGACCAATAGGGATCCGTTTCGGGCAACGGCTCAACTGCGAATACATCAAGCACTGCGTGAGCGATATGCCCTGTATCAAGTAGCATTATGAGATCTTCATCAACAATAATCGGTCCGCGCGCAAAATTGATGAGGTTAGCCCCTGATTTCAATTGAGAAAGGCGTTCCTTACTTAAAAGTCCACGTGTCTGCGCAGTAAGGGGCAATAGAGAGACCAAAATATCGGTTTTCCCCAATACCTCTGTTAGGCCATCAGTTCCACAATGGCAGGATATGCCGTCTATTTCTTTCAGGTTTCGAGACCATCCGTTAACTTGAAAGCCTGCTTCTTTAAGACGTCTCGCGGCCTCCATCCCCAATGCACCAAGCCCAAGTAAGGTGACATTTACCTCCCAAGGATATTTATAGGCATGCTGTATCCACGCTTTATTCTTCTGTCCGTCTCTGTATTTGGGCATGTCGCGCTGCAGATAATAAGTCCACGCCAGCACCGCTTCCCCCATAACCCGGGAAAGCTCTGGGTCTACAAGGCGGACGATCGGGACATCAAGATGAGATAGTTCTGCCATCATACGTTCCACCCCTGCCCAGACGCTATGTATCCATTTCAAGTTGGGCAACGCTTCCAGTTTCGCAGGCTCTGGGTTGGCAACGACAGCAATCTCTATTTCATGCTTGTCGGCTTCGCTTAGATCTTCAAAAGCGCGGATGGTCTCTCCGGGGAGCAAGTCAGAAAGTCTTTTGATCCAATCATCACGTTCATCTTCCGGGACTTGCCCCACAAAGGAAATTGCCATGTATCAGTTATCCTTAGCCAAACTCAGAATAGACGAAGACGCAACGACCTGACGGTCATTGATATAGGCTTCGTGATTTCTCTCAATATCTTTCAGGCTATAGTAATAATTCACCAATAGACCTGCTGACTGCTTCATACCATTTTCTGAAATATCACCAAGCCAGTTTATGCGCTCCAGCCGCGCTCCATTCCCAAGGTGGAAACGGGACACAGGATCCAGTGGTCGATTTCGCGACTTTTCGTTCACGAGATAATGGGCGACAAGTTGCTCCAACGGCTCTTTGATCTTGGAAGATACTTCTTCTTTGTTGAACCAGTCTTTATCAAGCATTTCTTTTTTTACGTTGTCGATTTCGTCCTTCGATAGGCGGCCGGTCCGGCCTTCAAATTCGGCAAACCACTTCATAAAGCCAGGGATCGGCGAAAGGGTGGAGAAATGCTTCAAATTTGGAAGCTCCGCGGAAAGTTCTGACACTACCTGCTTAATCAGGAAGTTACCGAAACTAATCCCTTTCAAACCTTCCTGGCAGTTGCTGATCGAATAGAAAATTGCTGTGTCTGCCTTAGTAGGATCCAACCTTTCCCCTTCGAGATCCAGCAACGGCTGCACCGCCGCAGCCAGCCCCTTTACCAGAGCCACTTCAACAAAAATTAGAGGCTCTTCTGGCAGGGCAGGATGGAAAAAGGCGAAGCAGCGACGATCCTGATCCAAGCGGCGGCGCAGGTCGTCCCAACCCGTAATTTCATGCACCGCCTCATATTTGATCAGTTTTTCCAGAACAACAGCGGGTGTTTTCCAGTTTATTTCTTCAATTTCCAGAAAGCCTCTATTGAACCAGCTTACAAGCAAATGCTGCATATCGGCATCAACTGCTCTTAACTCCGGCTTTTTGCGAAGATAAGAGACAAGAAACTTACGCATATCAACAATGGCGGCGGTCCCACCTGGCGCAAAATTGATACGGCGCATCAATTCCTGACGCGGAGCCTCTAGCGCGGCGGCTAGCGCTCTTCTGTTTTCAAATGATTTGTCACTTTCATACGCCTTAACAGCCTCATCCACTTTTTCGGAATCGAGGCTGACCTCTTTCAACAGAAATTCCATAAAAGCCAGCCGCTGATCATCTTCAGCTTTATGCCACAGGCCAACAACTTCCCGTGCCAGTGCCATACCGGACGCTTCACCCTTTTGTGTCATCAGGTCCCGGCAGACACCTTCAATAGTGTGACTGCGTGATTTTCCTGCGCCGCGGTCAAGCAACTCACGCCCCGCATCAGCAATAGAATTAAAAAACTGGCCGACAAGTGTCTGTTTCATTTTGCGCACCTTTTGTTAAACACCCTACTACCGGACATAATAATTTTCTGGTCCAGTTTAAGCATCCTTCACAAAATTTATATGACAGTCAAAATTTTTGTATACAAGAATTGATTTTACGCACACAAAAGTGCATTTTTCTTTCAAACTTATAGTCAAGAAACCTCAGGCGGCTCTATAGTTGCCTGAAAATCAAATTCCGCCACGGACAATACAAAATGAGCAAAAACAACCTGTACCACTTGTTTGAACAGCAATTCACTGGACACT carries:
- a CDS encoding SDR family oxidoreductase — its product is MLEGKVVVVTGAGRGIGRGIAMMAASQGAKVVVNDLGGTEQGEGADQIPALEVVKSIEDAGGEAIANFGSVADPDAAGEMIEDARKNFGRIDCIVNNAGILRDRIFHKMSEEEFDLVIDVHLKGSFNVARAAAPYLKEQQSGSMVHMTSTSGLIGNFGQANYAAAKLGIAGLSRSIALDMSRFNVRSNCVSPFAWSRLIGTIPQGTDAERERVKKIQQMTPEKIAPLTVYLLSDQASAITGQIFVVRNNEICLMSQPRPIRNIQTSEGWTPETVAARFGPAVESSLVPLERSGDVFCWDPV
- a CDS encoding acyl-CoA dehydrogenase family protein, whose protein sequence is MDKEVIDQISQTVRQLCEKFPGNYWQEKDRERAYPTEFVNALTEAGLLASLIPEEYGGAGLPLSVASAILEEIHAAGCNGAACHAQMYTMGTLLRHGSEEQRKEYLPKIATGELRLQAFGVTEPTAGTDTSSISTMAVRDGDEYVINGQKVWTSRAEYSDLMILLARTTAKDKVKKRSEGLSVFLVDMRKAVGNGMEIRPIRTMINHATTEVFFDNLRIPADSLIGEEGKGFKYILTGMNAERILIASECIGDARWFIETASNYVRDRNVFGRPIGQNQGVQFPIARSYAQMQAAKLMVEKAYSLYDEGQACGAEANMCKMLASEASWAAGEACLQSHGGFGFAEEYDVERKFRETRLYQIAPISTNLILSFIAEHELELPRSY
- a CDS encoding MaoC/PaaZ C-terminal domain-containing protein, giving the protein MAIDYDKLMNWKFDSVESEYTSKDSILYALGVGLSADPLDMDQLRFTYEEDQLALPTMAVVLAYPGFFLKDPQFGVDWVKVLHGEQGIEIHKQLPAAAKVIGENRFTEIIDKGEGRGALLFSERKVYEKSTGDLLATLTSTTFARGDGGFGGPAVEAPKPHTLPDRAPDTSVEMPTLPQAALIYRLSGDFNPLHADPRVATAAGFEKPILHGLATLGVAGHALLKETCDYDPSRFKSLKLRFTSPVYPGETIVTEMWKDGSEISFRAKVKERDVVVLNNGRAIVE
- a CDS encoding 2-hydroxyacid dehydrogenase, encoding MAISFVGQVPEDERDDWIKRLSDLLPGETIRAFEDLSEADKHEIEIAVVANPEPAKLEALPNLKWIHSVWAGVERMMAELSHLDVPIVRLVDPELSRVMGEAVLAWTYYLQRDMPKYRDGQKNKAWIQHAYKYPWEVNVTLLGLGALGMEAARRLKEAGFQVNGWSRNLKEIDGISCHCGTDGLTEVLGKTDILVSLLPLTAQTRGLLSKERLSQLKSGANLINFARGPIIVDEDLIMLLDTGHIAHAVLDVFAVEPLPETDPYWSHPSVTVLPHISAPSDINSASSIVADNIASYRKTGEVPGAVDRSSGY
- a CDS encoding nitroreductase translates to MQVEEAIRSRKSVRQFSSKPVDGQTVRDILEIAKWAASGGNLQPWKVKVLTGEPLSDLVRNVQGKLAKGQMESPEYNVYPPELKDPYRTRRRVVGQALYDLIGVPREDTPGKFRQLAKNFEFFGAPVGLFFVMDRQMEIGQYVDLGIFVQNIMLMAREKGLHTCPQEAWAQWPKTTAEFLNVPDDEMVFCGMALGYMDEEAIINNLQSERAYLEEFVEFHGFSD
- a CDS encoding malonyl-CoA decarboxylase, encoding MKQTLVGQFFNSIADAGRELLDRGAGKSRSHTIEGVCRDLMTQKGEASGMALAREVVGLWHKAEDDQRLAFMEFLLKEVSLDSEKVDEAVKAYESDKSFENRRALAAALEAPRQELMRRINFAPGGTAAIVDMRKFLVSYLRKKPELRAVDADMQHLLVSWFNRGFLEIEEINWKTPAVVLEKLIKYEAVHEITGWDDLRRRLDQDRRCFAFFHPALPEEPLIFVEVALVKGLAAAVQPLLDLEGERLDPTKADTAIFYSISNCQEGLKGISFGNFLIKQVVSELSAELPNLKHFSTLSPIPGFMKWFAEFEGRTGRLSKDEIDNVKKEMLDKDWFNKEEVSSKIKEPLEQLVAHYLVNEKSRNRPLDPVSRFHLGNGARLERINWLGDISENGMKQSAGLLVNYYYSLKDIERNHEAYINDRQVVASSSILSLAKDN